TCACAAACACGGTGAGTGAGGAACTGGCTTTCGCCATGGAAAATTTCGCTCTACCAGTCCCGCAGATCGCTGAACAGGTCAATGCTGACCTGCAGATTTTGGGTCAAAACATGGATGTGTCGGTGCCGTTGACATCGCTATCGGGAGGGCAGCAGCAACAGGTTGCGCTGGCCTCTTCGACAGCGCACCGTCCGCGCATCTTGTTGCTGGATGAGCCCAGCTCTAACTTGTCCACCGAAGCTATCGCTGCTTTGCGTGCGACGTTGGAACGTCACCGCGCTGCAGGTATGACGATCGTTATCGCCGAACACCGCCTGAGTTATCTGAACGGCCTAGTCGATCGTGTAGTGATCATGGATTCTGGTGAAATCTCAGCGATATGGGATGCCGAACGTTTTGCCGCAACTGATGATGCTGAGCTGGAAAGCCTGGGTTTGCGTGGTGAGGTTTGTGCGGCACAGCTGGCCACGTGGCCCGCTGCTGGACTCAGCATCGCTGATGCCTGCGATGTTTGTGATGTTCCTGAGGGAGCGCTAGAGCTACGCAATATTGAATGCCGGGCTGGACGGCGCACGATTGTGGCTATCGATCGACTGACACTGCCACGTGCAACGGTGACTGCGTTGCGTGGTAGTAACGGTGCAGGTAAGTCAACCTTGGCTCGTGTTATTGCTGGCCTGCGCCGGGCACGTGGTGAGGTCCGTTTGGATGGGCGCAAGCTCACTCGCGGTGCTCGGCAGCGAGCTAGTGCTCTGGTGATGCAGGACGTGCAGCGGCAGCTCTTCACTGACACGGTGGAGGCAGAAATTGAGTTGGCTGGGCGTGATGCGGCAAGAACTGTGGCTGTGGCTGATCTGCTCCAGGCTTTCGATTTAAGCAAACTCACGGGGCGTCATCCGCTGTCTTTGTCGGGAGGTGAGCAGCAACGCTTGGTCATCGCAGGTTCTCGGTTGGCAGGGCGGCCCATCGTTATTTTCGATGAGCCAAGCTCTGGTGTAGATCGGCGTCACCTAGAGTCGATTGCCGCCCATATCCGCTCTGTGGCTGCAGATGGCGCAGTGGTGATCCTGATTAGTCATGACGAGGATCTTTTGGCGCGTGCCGCTGACCAGCAGATCACGTTGCGCGCATTGCATCAGGGTGGGCAGCCTGCGGAGGAGCGGGCATCTACAGCTGTCTCTTCAGGTGCTCACGTGGCATTGTGACGGCATGTTTTGGTCGCTCTTGCGCCTTCATGAGTGCTGGGGCATGAGTTCTTGCTCGATTCCCGTCAGGAGGGAACGGATAAGAAGGCGAAAGTAGCGTTCGCTGATCCGTTCCCCTGACGGGGTGGGCAGGTGAGCGAGGTAGTCATCGCGCATCATTGCTAGTGCTGGCGATTCTTTGGTCAGCGGTTCTAGCTTGTTGACCATGGCGGTGATGTCGTGGTGGTTGGCAGATAGGGGAGATTGGCGGTCGTGGTGCTCGATGGCATCGAGTGCGACGTTAACGATCATCGTGTAAGCCGGAGTAGCGTTTTCTTCTAGGCCCGCTTCGGTGAGTTTGACTATCGCCGTTTCGAAGAATGGCACGAGTGACCGTGGTGGGAGCCCAAGCTCGAGAGAGTCCATGACGTGGCGGGTCAGGCCGGTGTAGCGCAGCAGGATGTCGCGTAGTGCAGTGAGTGCTTGAGTGAACCATTCCTGCCAGCTGAGGTGTTCATCGGGCAGCGTGAGCTCAGCGCATATCTGGTCGCGGATTTGGTCATGGATCTGCGTTTTGGTGGGGAAGTAGTGGTAGATCACGGAGGGCACTACGTCTAGTGCGGTGGCTAGGTCTCTGATGGTCCAGTTTTGCAGTCCGTGTTCTCTGGTGAGTGTGCAGGCGCAGTCGATCACGCGTTCGTGGGTCAGGCCCGCGCGTCGTGAGGTGTCCTTGCCAACCATGCCTGTGAGTGTAACGACACATTGCCAGTACTAGAACGCTGATCTAGTGTTGTTGACAACGGTTCTCAATGGATAGGAATGGTCACTGTGCCAGCGGAATCTCATTCGGACTCACAGGCAAAGCTGTTACTCACGATGGTTCTGCTCGCCTTCATGGGGCAGATGATGCTCAACCCCGTCATCGCGCCACTTTCGCGAGCCATGGGGCTAGCCGAATGGCAAATCGGCGCCACGATCTCCGCCGCAGCGCTGGCTCTAGTGCTACTCAGTCAGTTCTGGGGGCGTCGCTCTCAGCGCTTGGGTGTCAAACGCACTTTGGTGACTGCCATGGTGATTGCCCTGTGTGGTTTGGGTGGCTTCACTGCCGTGGCCTGGCTTGGTGTACGCGGAGCACTGACTGACGGGCCTTTGTTTGTGATGACTTTGCTGACGCGAGGCCTTATTTATGGCGGCGCAATCGCGGCTATCGCACCAACCGTGCAGGCCCATCTGGTTACGCACGCCGCTACTGAATCTGAGCGAGTCAAAGCGGTCGGCGCCCTAGGGGCAGCCCAAGGCGCGGCTTCCATTCTGGGTGCCGTTGCAGGCGGTGTACTGGCAGCCGTAGGAGGCCTACTTCTGCCGGTCAGTGCGATGCCGGTGGTGATGCTGATTGGAATCGTCATCCTCATCGTTCGATTCCACGAGCAGTCACCGGATCGGCTTGTCGAAAAGCCAGCCAGTGTTTCTTTCCGTGATCCGCGCGTATTTCCCTATCTCGTGACCGGGTTTTTGCTGTTCCTGGGCTTTTCTACGGTGGCCACGCTTGTCGGATTCGCTGTTCAGGATCGGTTCCATTTCACTGCCAATGGCACCGCCGCGATCACAGCGGGAATGCTACTGGGGCTCTCACTTGTGATGGCGTTTGTGCAAGGGGGAGTAGTACGCCGCCTGGGCTGGCCTGCGCACCGGCTACTCCAGGTGGGATTCGCAGTGATGACACTCTCGGGTGTTTTGCTCTTTATCGATGCGCCGGTGTGGGTATTCGGGGCAGGGTGCCTTCTTCTTGGTGCCGGTAGTGGTTTGGCAATGCCTGGGTACACGGCAGGGCCAACGCTAGGTATGAGTCGCGAGTCCCAAGGCGGGCTGGCTGGTCTCATCAATGCAAATAATGGCTTGACGTACGTCATTGCCCCGATTGGTTCTACTGCGCTCTACGGTGTTCACCACACTGCGCCGTTCCTGGCTGTTCTTGCTCTTTTTGCTGTGGGGTTGGTGTTCACTTTTGTGCACCCGCTGTTCAGGAATGAGGGTGTTGTGAAGCAGCCTGGCAACGGTGCCGCTGAGTGTGAGGGGCAGGAAGTTGCCGTGTCCAAGGTGGAGCAGCCTGTGGGGTGAGAACCAATGTGACCCCAGTGCGGCATGGCTGATGATCGCGAGACGTTCGTCCTGTCTTTGGTATCGCTGCTGGCCTGAGCGGTTTGCTCTGGTGGACTTTCAGCAGGTACCGCGTCTGATAGCTCCACTTTCGGTGGTGGCTGAGTGCATGTTCAACGCATCTCTCAGAGTCTTTTAAGGTTCCCATCCCAGGGTGGAAATGTCGGAACGGACCAGTTCTGTTGGCCCCCGGTCTGCGGACCGGGCTTCTCAAAGAAGGAGCGTGGAAGAATGACGAAGCCCCTGAAAACTGTTGTCGCCGGAGCCGGTGTCACTGCTCTTGCGTCTCTGGCCATTGCTGCAAGCACGGTTGCCGGTGGGGCTGCGAATGCTGCCCCTGCTGTGAGTGCAGGTCAGTCCGTTACGTCCACCGCAGTGGTGCGTGACGTTACAGATCACCCGATTCGTGGGTCCATTAAGGCTCCTGCGGATCGAGGACAGAGTGATGCAGCTGAGCAGGCTCAGCTGCAAAAGCTCGCAAAGATCAGTCTTGATCAGGCACGCAAGATTGCCGTGAAGGCTGTGCCCGGCAAAGTCGTCAAAGCTGAGTTGGACGAAGAGGACGGCTGGGTCGTCTACAAGGTCGAGGTGAGGAACTCTCAGGGCGCAGAGACTGACGTCATTGTCGATGCTGGCAATGGTCGGATTCTCGCTCAGGAGACTGACAACCCCGATGATGACGACTGAAAACATAAATTGACGGGCTGGCACTGTCTGTCACATAAGGCTTAGACAGTGCCCCTGCTTGGGTTCTCTATCCGAGCAGGGGCACTGTTATGTGCGGGGTGTCTGTGTGCTGGGCCAGTGGGGTGTTGGTGGGCCGGGGCAGGGGTGCGTTTAGACTTGTGTGCGGATGAGTCGGCCAGGCGGTCGCGTCGAACGGTAGTTCCACTGTTGGTGGTTTTCCCGTTTGCCGAGGAACGTCCGGGCTCCACAGAGCAGGGTGGTGGCTAACGGCCACCCGGGGTGACCCGCGGGACAGTGCCACAGAAAACAGACCGCCTGTGCACGCAAGTGCACAGGTAAGGGTGAAACGGTGCGTGTAAGAGACCACCAGCATCCTTGGTGACAAGGATGGCTAGGTAAACCCCACCCGGAGCAAGACCAGACAGTGTGTGTTTGAGGGCTGCTCGCCTGAGCACACGGGTAGGTCGCTGGAGCTGCACAGTAATGTGCCGCCTAGATGGATGGCCGCTCAATGACAGAACCCGGCGTATCGGCCGACTCATCCGCTTCAATGGTTCTGATCTGCGGTTTTTATTACATACTTGCCGGTGTAGTCCGCACTGAGTCCGCAACAGCGGATGCTCCCAGAACGGAATCTACGGCCGCTCGTGTTCTTTCATCGGAGTCTGGCCACATGTGTGCGTAGGTTTTCCAGGTTTCCATGGCGGTTTTGTGGCCCAGCATGGCCCGCACTGTCTCAGCGCTTTCGCCGTGGCGGATGAGCAGTGAAGCGTAGTAGTGGCGCAGGTCGTGGAAGGTGAATCCGTGCACGTCGGCGTCTCGGCAGGCCCGCCGCCAGGTGGCGCCGAAGTTGGAGCGGCGTAGCGGGGCTCCGTAGGTGTTAGTGAATACGAGTCCGTCCGGTCCGGTCGCGTATTTCTGCAGGTGAACGGCTAGTGCTTGAGCTACGACAGCGGGCAGAGGAATGACGCGGTCACTGTCTTCGGTTTTTGGTGGGCCGAATTCAGGCTCGCGTCCGGCTAGTCCGATGAGTTGCCTGTCGACAGTGATTTGTTGGCGAAGAAAGTTGATGCGGTCAATAGTGAGGCCAAAAAGTTCACCTTGGCGCATGCCTGTGCCAGCTGCGGTGACGATGAGTGCGGCGTACCGATCTGGTACGGCTTCGCGTAGGGCTGCGACTTGCTCGGTGAGCATGACGGCCACTTTTGTTTTCTTGGGTTTGGGTCCTCTGACTTTTCGGCAGGGTGAATCAACGATTCTTTTATCTTCTACTGCTGCGCGAAAAATTGTTCCAACATATCTCCAGATAACTGAGGCTGTGTTTGTGGAGAGGTTTTCGTCGAGTGTTTTTGCGAGGGCCTGCATATCGGTGTGGCGGAGTGTGTCGAGTTGACGGTCACCGATGCTGGGATAAACATGGTTGCGCAGGTGTCTTTCTACCTGCTCGACGGTTGATGGGCGATGTGTTTGTTTTGTTCGCCAATATTCTGCGTACTGTTTGAAAGTTATTTTTCCGGCGTCGGGGGCGACATAGGCGCCGGTGGTCATTGCTGCAGTAATTTCATTCAGCCAGTGCGCGGCGGCTTTTTTTGTTGTGAAGTGGCGGGCATGTTCTTTTCCGGCTCCATCGCGATATCTAGCGCGCCATCTTCCGTTTGGGCGTTTTGCGATATTTCCGGTCATTGGCCTTCTGGACATGATCCCCCGCGATGCATACTCACACATTTACCGGCACCTACTAGGTGCCGGACGGTCAGTTATCCCTTGTGCGCTAGAGGTCCCTGCTGATGAGGAATCTCCAGCGCACAAGGATTTTCGGGGTCAATCATATTCTCACTGCGGCAGGTGGATTCAACTTCGGGTGAGCAGAGTCCGCACAGCGAACACCCGGGGCTTCTTGTGCGCCTCGCATGTTTTTGGGTTCCACGTGACGAATAAGCGAGTAATTCTCGAGTTGAATCTTCCGTAATTACCAACTTGTATGGCGTGGCCTTCCTTCGTCATATCCTGCAGCGGATTGGATTCCAACGACGGCGCGGTCATGAAATTCAGATATTGTTCGCGCGCCGGCGTATGTGAAAGAACTACGAACGCCGGAAATGATTCGATCTAGAAGGTCTTCGACGCCAGGTCTTTCTGGATCGAGGTACATTTTTCCGCTACTAATTCCTTCTTCAAAAAGTTCGGAGCGAGCTCGTTGATACGCGGATTGTCCTTTAGTGCGATTTTTCACCGCACGTGCAGATGCCATTCCGAAGCTTTCTTTATATAGGCGCCCATCGGTATCTCGCATAAGGTCGCTAGGGCTTTCATGAGTTCCTGCAAACCATGAGCCAATCATCACACTGGAAGCTCCTGCTGCTAATGCGAGGGCAACATCGCGTGGATGCTTTACGCCGCCGTCTGCCCATACTGCGACGTTCTCTTCACTGGCAGCGGCGGAGCAGTCGAGGACGGCAGAGAATTGAGGGCGCCCCACTCCGGTCATCATGCGGGTGGTGCACATGGCTCCGGGGCCGACTCCAACTTTGATGATGTCGGCTCCAGCCCGGGCAAGATCGCGTGCTCCAGAAGCGGTAACGACGTTCCCAGCCGCGATAGGAACATGCCGTCCTGTCACTTCTGCGTGTCTATTTCGTTCTGAGTGAATTAGTTTGAGTACCTCAATCATTTTTTCTTGATGACCGTGAGCGGTATCCACGACGAGGACATCGACATTTCCAGCCAAGAGCGCGGCGGCTTTGTGAGAAACAGCACCATTGATGCCGATTGCTGCCCCGACCGCTAGGCGACGACCCTCATCAAGGTTGGGTGTGTAGATAGCTGAGCGGAGAATTCCTCGTTTAGTCAGCAGTCCAAGGAGAAGGCCATCACGCAAGACGGGGATAGCTTTGATGTGGCGTCGTTCGAGGAGATCAAAAACGTCGGCGAGGTCGTCGTGTTCAGTGACGGCGGGGAAGTCAGTAGTCATTGCCTCGGCGACACTGCTGAATCTATCGACTTCGAGAATGTCGTGTTCGGTGACGATCCCGACGGGTCGGTCGTTGTCGGTGACAACAGCTAGACGGTGGGAGCGTTTGCCGAGGATAGCTATGACGTGCGCAACTGGGTCGGTGGGGGAGACGACGATGGGGGTTTCGTATACGGGGTGCGCGCTCTTCACTTTGGCGATGGTGGAGTTTGCGATGTCGAGGGGAATGTCTTGGGGAAGTATCGCGATTCCACCGCGGCGGGCGAGGGTTTCGGCCATGCGTTTACCGCTGACGGCTGTCATGTTCGCGGCGGTGATGGGGATGGTCGCATTGGTGCCATCACCTGCGGTGAGGTCAACGTCTAAACGTGAGGTTACCGCTGAGCGTGAGGGCGTCATGAAGACGTCGTTATATGTCAGGTCGTGTGGGGGAATGCGATCGTCGATGAACTTCACTGCAAAGATTTTATGTGGCAGTCAGTCTGTATGTACGTGTTGCGCATCGCAGTGACATTGCGCGTGTTTACGCTGGTTTATGCGGATCACACGTTTTGGTCATTCCTGTGTGTTGTTCGAATCGCAAGGGGCACGGATTTTGGTCGACCCAGGAGTATTTTCTTGCGGGTTTGAGGATTTGCGTGACCTTGATGCGGTGGTGGTGACGCATGAGCATCCAGATCATGTTGATGTGGATCGTCTTGCGGGGTTGATGGAAGCTAATTCACAAGCGCAGTTGTTTACCGAGGCCGGATTAGGGCGTCGGATGCGCGCTGAGTGTGGCGTGGAAACGGTGGATATGGCGCCGGGTGAGTTGTTTTCTGTGGGGACGGTGATGGTGGAGCCGGTAGGGAATATGCATGCGGTGATTTATCGCATGATGGAGCGGGTGCGTAATACCGGGTTGGTGTTCCGTGAACAGGGCGGTGCGGTTGCGTATCACCCGGGGGATGCCTTGGATGTGGTTCCCGATGCGGTGGATGTGTTGTGTGTACCGATCGCGGCGCCGTGGAGCGCGATGAAGGAGACGATTGATTGGGTGGCTAGGTGCGGCGCTCGTCGCTTAGTACCTATTCATGATGGGATTTTGTCTGCTGGTGGTCGGGAAATTTTTATGCGTCAGATCGCGAATTTGTCGGTGGGTGTGAATGACGATCCGCGAGAGTGGATTGTTGATGCCGCGCAAGAACCGGTCACGGTGTGACCGGTTGGGGCAGAGAATCTCTGCCCCTGCACCGGTCAGTGTGGTGAGGTTGCCAAGATGGCGCTGCGAGGAGTGATCAGCCAGCGTATTGCGGGTTGTGGTTGGGATGGGTGGCGTCTACTGCTTCGTGGGCTGCGCCGATGATGCCTGCGTCGTTGAACAGGGCCGCAGGAACTGTGGGAGTGCGCAGGTCGAGCAGTGGCAAAAATTTTTCGGCGCGCTTGGAGACTCCTCCGCCGATGACGATGAGGTCAGGCCAGATGAGGTTTTCCAGGTGGGTGAAGTAGCGCTGTAGTCGTGCTGCCCATTCTTCCCAGGTGAGGTTTTCACGTTTGCGGATTGAGCTTGCGGCGCGTGTTTCGGCGTCGTGCCCGTCGATTTCGAGGTGTCCGAATTCGGTGTTGGGGACTAGGCGTCCATCAACGAGAACAGCTGAGCCGATACCGGTCCCTAGGGTTGCAACCAGCACTGTTCCGGCGATGTTTTTTGCTGCACCGTAGGCGAGCTCGGCTACACCTGCGGCGTCAGCGTCGTTGAGAACGGTGACTGGGCGCCCCAGTTGTTCATGTAGTGCGGTGGAGATGTCGTAGTTGATCCAGGTGTTGTCGATGTTGGCAGCGGAGCGGACAACGCCGTGGGTGACTACTCCGGGGATGGTAACGCCGATGGGGCTTTGGCCTGTGTGTGGCTCGAATTGGTTGGCGATGTGGGCGACGACGTCGATGACGTCTTCTGGTTTGGCTCCGGCGGGAGTGTCGATGCGGAGGCGTTCTTCGGTGAAGGATCCAGCGGTGAGGTCGACGGGTGCGCCTTTGATGCCGCTGCCACCGATGTCGATGCCGAGGGGGAGCGCGTTGGGGGCGTGGGTCATGAGTGAACAGCGTACTGGTGCTGCACGCTGGTCGTCAGGACGAGCGTGGGATGGGCGGGTTGGGTTAGATGGAACAGACTCATCCGTACTTCTGCTGGGGGTGAAGGTATTCCCAGCAGAAGTACGGATGAGTGGTTCAGGGAAGGGTCAGGATTTCGGCTCCGGTGTCGGTGATGAGCAAGGTGTGCTCAAATTGCGCAGTGTTGCGCAATTCGCAGGTGGTGGTGGTCCAGTCATCGTCCCAGGTCTGCCCTTCAGGGGATCCTAGGGTCAGCATGGGCTCGATGGTGAACGTCATTCCTGGCTCGATGACGTCGTCATACATGGGCGCCGAGTCGTAGTGCGGGATAACCAGTCCGGTGTGGAAGGCAGGCCCAACGCCGTGGCCAGTGAAATCTTGGACTACGCCAAGACCGTGCCGTTTGGCGTAAGTTTCGATGACGCGACCGATGACATTAACTGCACGTCCGGGTTTGGCTGCTTTGATGGCACGGTTGAGCGCTTCACGTGTGTGCTCGACGAGAGCTTTAGTTTCTTGATCGACGTCACCAACGAGGAAGGTTGCATTGGTGTCGCCGTGCACACCGCCGATATAGGCAGTGACATCGATGTTGACGATGTCCCCATCCACCAGGGGGCGGTCGTCAGGGATGCCGTGGCAAATGACTTCGTTGACGGAAGTGCAGCAAGATTTCGGGAATCCTCGGTATCCGAGAGTGGAGGGGTAGGCGCCGTGATCAATCATGTATTGGTGCGCGATGGCGTCCAGTTCGTCGGTGGTAACGCCTGGGGCTACTGCCTCACCAGCAGCGGCGAGCGCGCGGGCTGCGATGGTCGAGGCATGTCTGATTGCTTCGATCATTTCTGGTGGACGAACTTCAGAGCCGGTGAACGGCCTAGGTTCTTCCCTGCCCACATATTCGGGGCGTTCGATGCTGTGTGGCACTGCGCGCGTAGGCCCAATGCGGCCGGGCTTGACCGATCCGTACGTCACTGACATGGGGCAGAGTCTAGGCCGGTTGGTGTGGGGATCTTATTTCGGTGGCACGAGGTGATTAGATACGCGTCGGGTGCCCGGGGATCGGTGCCAACAGGCACGAGACTGGAAGGTAGCCATGAGGTCACGACCATTTGGTGAGAGAACAACGTTCCCGGGAACTGTGGTCTCCGATAGGGCCGGGTGTGCCCTTGTTGTTGTCGATGTGCAGAGGGATTTTTGCGAGGGCGGCTCACTGGCTGTTACTGGTGGCGCTGGGGTCGCCGCAGCGATCACGCGATACATCGGCTCTGGCCATGAATATGATCTTGTGGTCGCTACCCGTGATGCACATGAGGATCCGGGAACGCATTTTTCGGCGACTCCGGATTTTGTTGATTCGTGGCCAGCTCACTGTGTGCAGGGCACTCCTGGGGCAGATTTCCATCCGGCACTGGAGTTCCGTGACTTTGATGCACAGTTCACTAAGGGTGCGTTCGCGGCCGCGTATTCGGGTTTTGAGGGAACCACGGTTGCCGGGGTCACTTTGGCGTCGTATCTGCATTCACACGGCATTGAGACGGTGCATATTGCAGGTATCGCTACGGATTACTGTGTCTCGGCTACGGCATTGGATTCCATGAGTAGAGGGTTCGCTACGACGGTTTTGGTTGATTTGACTGCTCCGGTCAATCCGCAGGCTCTTACTGCGGTGTTTAACAAGTGGCGCCGCGCCGGAATTACGGTGGCAACTTCTAGTGCGAGCAGCGACGTCGTCGCTGGCTGATCTTTGTCTCTACCACTCCAGCACTCATGGGTTCTCACCACGTAGGTGGTTCCCCACCTACGTCAAAGGTATGGTCGGACGGTTGCGGGGCAACACCGCACAGAGGGAGGAACAGTGTCACTGCTGGAGCAGGTCAGCGGCCCGGAAGTGGTCCGCTCCATGACGACGCACGAACTTGACACGCTGGCGGGGGAGATTAGGTCTTTCCTCGTCGACTCGGTCTCACGCACCGGGGGGCATCTTGGCCCTAACTTGGGAGTCGTGGAGCTGACCCTAGCGATCCACCGTGTGTTCGAGTCCCCGAAAGACTCCATCGTTTTTGATACCGGACACATCAGCTACGTGCATAAGCTGCTTACCGGCCGTCAAGATTTCACGAATCTGCGTAAGCGCGGTGGGCTGTCGGGTTATCCCTCCCGTGCTGAATCTGTTCACGACATTGTGGAGAACTCTCACGCTTCTGGTTCACTGAGCTGGGCGAGTGGTATCGCGCGTGCCCGCAAGCTCGCGAAGGAAACTGGCCGCCACACCGTGGCTGTCATTGGTGATGGTGCCCTCACCGGTGGGATGGCATGGGAAGCCCTCAACGAAATCGCCGCGGATGACTCTTTGCCCTTGGTCATTGTCGTTAATGACAACGAACGTTCCTATGCCCCTACCACCGGTGGTCTTGCCCAGCATTTGGCGATGTTGCGCACCGAACCTGGCTATGAAGAAATGCTCAGTTGGGGCCGGCGCACCCTGAACACCCACCCGGTTGGTCGCACCGTCTACGAGACTCTGCACGGGGTTAAAAAGGGCCTTAAAGACATCGTTGCTCCCCAGGTCATGTTCGAAGACCTTGGCCTTAAATATGTCGGACCTATCGATGGTCACGATGTCGAGGCTATTAGTCGTGCTTTGCGGCATGCTCGCGATTTCGGTGGCCCTGTTCTTGTGCATGCCATCACCGAAAAAGGGCACGGCTACGAACCAGCGCTGGCTGATACCGATGACGCTTTCCATGCGGTGGGTGTGATTAACCCAGAGACAGGGTTACCGCTGGAAATTTCGGGGCGTAGCTGGACGGACAATTTCGCTGAAGAGCTCGTCAAGGTGGGGCAGGATCGTAAGGATGTCGTAGCGATTACGGCGGCCATGCTTATCCCCGTGGGGTTGCGTGAGTTCGCTGCGGCGTACCCGGATCGGGTATTCGATGTGGGTATTGCCGAGCAGCATGCGATAGCGAATGCTTCGGGTCTTGCTTTTGGTGGGATGCACCCGGTGGTCGCGATCTATTCGACTTTCTTGAATCGTGCTTTCGATCAAGTGTTGATGGATGCGGCGTTGCATAAAGCCGGTATGACGATCGTTTTGGATCGCGCGGGCGCTACCGGCAGTGATGGTGCTTCGCATAACGGCATGTGGGATTTGTCTGCACTGTCGATTGTTCCGGGAATTCGGGTGGCGGCACCGCGCGATGGGGCAACTCTTCGTGCTGAGTTCCGGGAGTCAGTGGCTATCAGTGATGGCCCGAGCGCGATTCGTTTCCCCAAGGGCAGTGAGCCTGCTGAAGTGCCTGCCGTGGGGCGCTTGGGAGATATGGATGTGTTGTTTGCTTCGAGCGAGCAGCTCACCGCCCAGGACACTCCGGTGGATCTTGTCATTGTTTCTGTAGGGGCGATGGCTCCGGTAGCTATCGAAGCTGG
This region of Dermatophilus congolensis genomic DNA includes:
- the dxs gene encoding 1-deoxy-D-xylulose-5-phosphate synthase, translating into MSLLEQVSGPEVVRSMTTHELDTLAGEIRSFLVDSVSRTGGHLGPNLGVVELTLAIHRVFESPKDSIVFDTGHISYVHKLLTGRQDFTNLRKRGGLSGYPSRAESVHDIVENSHASGSLSWASGIARARKLAKETGRHTVAVIGDGALTGGMAWEALNEIAADDSLPLVIVVNDNERSYAPTTGGLAQHLAMLRTEPGYEEMLSWGRRTLNTHPVGRTVYETLHGVKKGLKDIVAPQVMFEDLGLKYVGPIDGHDVEAISRALRHARDFGGPVLVHAITEKGHGYEPALADTDDAFHAVGVINPETGLPLEISGRSWTDNFAEELVKVGQDRKDVVAITAAMLIPVGLREFAAAYPDRVFDVGIAEQHAIANASGLAFGGMHPVVAIYSTFLNRAFDQVLMDAALHKAGMTIVLDRAGATGSDGASHNGMWDLSALSIVPGIRVAAPRDGATLRAEFRESVAISDGPSAIRFPKGSEPAEVPAVGRLGDMDVLFASSEQLTAQDTPVDLVIVSVGAMAPVAIEAGRRMAQEGLSVIVVDPRWVLPVSQDVVALCSRSTRVAVIEDGLAATGIGAAVASALHDADLEIPVTRFGLPKEFLEHASRGEVLTDAGLTVEAVVERLHKRCAVVCPDRSA
- a CDS encoding isochorismatase family protein, whose product is MQRDFCEGGSLAVTGGAGVAAAITRYIGSGHEYDLVVATRDAHEDPGTHFSATPDFVDSWPAHCVQGTPGADFHPALEFRDFDAQFTKGAFAAAYSGFEGTTVAGVTLASYLHSHGIETVHIAGIATDYCVSATALDSMSRGFATTVLVDLTAPVNPQALTAVFNKWRRAGITVATSSASSDVVAG